A stretch of the Zeugodacus cucurbitae isolate PBARC_wt_2022May chromosome 6, idZeuCucr1.2, whole genome shotgun sequence genome encodes the following:
- the LOC105221192 gene encoding zinc finger FYVE domain-containing protein 9, with protein MDLVDIDQVLDNLELREAADEHNRTKSAEITTIAQNAAESSNHLSKGDNGSAVVNLNTSTQKSGFVGVSQVFNSLDDYQKNVESLETAPAQRYDEECRLISDVATPKPSVENISNENELADAAVSDTIESEQLKENTLNNDMVVKTIDARSDSSIELAHNKVYVVDAEDEEEASDDIHKFTEDSRHIRRIGYEENEVTDNSPLSSDSLTTSSSSTFSSGPSPGIVSTTDEHSAPLTPDEECANGERDALLPVQPIVTEPDDDDDDDEEAGVMTDEEVVDDGKESDLISAQQAESTGGIEDIAVGLSSISLTTGNSQLNLPSVSSVLQNVLEDLSETTNNSLVSQKRKEAANVQNTEFAAQGSDDFQKTESAVQEADNKNENKQIECDVPPPKPQPIKALQQPITFGSTMDEISDTELDSMLQEMDIDDVSDGDAVPKLNASTDCNSSSQAQPTTMITEAVENVEALTPAMSTTKTDETSHESEINVAGKTSIIGNNGAEVAVGCASSDCLNADSFSQASTVEFSELRAHSIAAGQVDASMAPSSNSVASSYTGSECSLEGGVIGGERISDEEVTTATVDYIVKTSVETTDDESGSTDESAYGEGTVQRPQRPTSLNLPIMQSNLYENAGQTPPGTQTTQNTTLHIDNTNQNALNIRDMNSTPIASPEDEIGAINEVAEATGYSDPYANLGKVPPIWVPDNMASGCMQCHAKFTMIKRRHHCRACGKVLCSVCCSQKFKLEFLSSTAESRVCLQCFLILTQRQQGGGVIGSEVNPGVDNDVTSTAAINTNVTSSQTDVQVRSPNPNNPMEYCSTIPPYRQVNAQNVQPPSVIVPVGVLKKEGSYSSNSSNGGGDGGKKGRKRKSVMFSDGIAPGSDLASMEHQWADAKHARRGAHQQGDKSRSSSGAVNKPPTPVRTQPSNSDATTIGLVASLFRGSIPPMAAAATMAAVQDDDKESTKSVTNKTKTSSNNSKVAEATAVSRPKRLPPSGSDENGCFIPPGDNNTLPPIYVRKDESNCDFDFKEVQNNPELVTRLRNETLRFALEKNFFVDVKILNLKCCMNRTVINFTTCGMHHVGNDELIILLEFEAQTSNSVNSKDATAAPLPKDIFIHLYEIYRDAELGNPIAELSYTSPRASNFLGTRDYGGFIFIRATFQCLQDVLVPEQPFLIGILIHRYEVPWAKVFPLRLMLRLGAQYRYYPCPHISIRNRESVYAEIAQTIINFLADFRNYSYTLPCIKGMYIHMEDRQTTVMIPRNRQEDVIKAIKNASDHILAFGGNFSKTADGHLVCMQNVNDMGTEMYAYSTQAINIQGQPRKVTGASFFVLNESLKSTSGLSGKCSIVEDGLMVQILPSKMEEIRNSLQNQKDVEIICGPVDADDQQTEVVSIKWVENDTDFNVGVKSPIDEKSMEGISSMRVHDSFNYANANYAIRLTDIYILKYDEWYTSAQSALAATSMDITRMAGQIARSACVALVPFLDLLVASGSRKLALRATLHQENVCYEAGTRGNKLPPLYMNALDDNLIPTLHGESSGIEDAIILELVFYILNC; from the exons ATGGATCTAGTGGATATAGACCAAGTTTTGGACAATTTGGAATTGCGGGAGGCCGCAGATGAACACAATAGGACTAAATCCGCTGAGATTACGACGATAGCACAAAATGCTGCCGAATCGTCTAACCATTTATCTAAAGGGGATAATGGAAGTGCAGTGGTTAATTTAAATACCTCTACTCAAAAAAGTGGATTTGTAGGTGTCTCCCAGGTGTTTAACAGTTTAGACGACTATCAAAAAAATGTAGAATCACTGGAAACTGCACCGGCACAGCGGTATGATGAAGAGTGTCGTCTGATATCAGACGTAGCAACGCCGAAACCATCCGtagaaaacatttcaaatgaaaatgagtTGGCGGATGCAGCGGTTTCGGACACTATAGAGTCAGAACAATTGAaagaaaatacattaaataatgATATGGTTGTGAAAACAATAGATGCGCGAAGTGATAGTAGCATAGAATTGGCGCATAACAAAGTGTACGTAGTTGATGCAGAAGATGAAGAAGAAGCAAGTGACGACATACACAAATTTACTGAAGATAGTAGACATATTCGTAGAATCGGTTATGAAGAAAACGAAGTGACTGATAACAGCCCACTTTCGTCAGACTCTTTGACAACTTCATCATCATCGACATTCTCGTCAGGTCCATCTCCTGGCATTGTTTCTACAACTGACGAGCACTCAGCGCCACTAACCCCAGACGAAGAATGCGCAAATGGAGAACGAGATGCGTTATTGCCTGTACAACCAATTGTTACTGAGCcagatgatgatgacgatgacgatgagGAGGCAGGTGTAATGACAGATGAAGAGGTAGTAGATGATGGAAAGGAAAGTGATTTGATTAGTGCACAGCAAGCTGAAAGTACCGGCGGCATAGAGGATATAGCTGTAGGTTTGTCATCCATATCATTGACAACCGGAAATTCTCAACTTAATTTACCTTCTGTCTCTTCGGTATTGCAAAACGTATTGGAGGATTTGTCAGAAACTACGAATAACTCGCTAGTAAGCCAGAAGCGTAAAGAAGCGGCAAATGTTCAAAATACGGAA TTTGCCGCACAGGGTTCCgatgattttcaaaaaactgaATCTGCAGTTCAAGAAGCTgataacaaaaatgaaaacaagcaaATCGAATGTGATGTTCCGCCACCTAAACCGCAACCAATAAAAGCGCTGCAGCAACCTATTACCTTTGGTTCAACCATGGACGAAATCTCCGATACAGAACTGGATAGCATGTTACAGGAGATGGACATCGATGATGTCAGCGACGGTGATGCTGTGCCTAAGCTAAATGCTTCAACTGATTGCAACTCGTCTTCTCAGGCTCAGCCAACAACTATGATTACAGAAGCGGTCGAAAATGTGGAGGCATTAACCCCAGCAATGTCAACAACGAAAACTGACGAAACAAGTCACGAATCTGAAATCAATGTTGCTGGTAAAACCAGCATAATAGGGAATAATGGTGCTGAGGTGGCTGTGGGATGTGCCAGTAGTGATTGTCTTAACGCGGACAGTTTTTCACAGGCATCAACTGTTGAGTTTTCTGAATTACGCGCGCATTCTATAGCTGCAGGGCAAGTTGATGCAAGTATGGCGCCATCATCCAATTCCGTTGCATCGTCGTACACTGGTTCCGAGTGTTCCTTAGAGGGAGGCGTTATTGGCGGCGAACGAATCAGTGACGAAGAAGTTACAACAGCTACTGTGGATTATATAGTTAAAACATCTGTGGAAACGACAGACGATGAAAGTGGCAGCACAGATGAGAGTGCTTACGGCGAAGGTACTGTCCAACGACCACAGCGTCCAACTTCACTTAATTTGCCTATAATGCAATCAAACTTATATGAGAATGCGGGGCAAACGCCACCGGGAACACAAACAACGCAAAATACAACGCTGCACATAGACAATACTAATCAGAATGCACTAAACATCAGGGATATGAATTCAACACCAATCGCTTCCCCAGAAGATGAAATCGGGGCCATTAACGAAGTTGCCGAGGCCACAGGTTATAGTGATCCATACGCGAATCTCGGTAAAGTGCCTCCAATTTGGGTGCCGGATAATATGGCCTCAGGTTGCATGCAGTGTCACGCCAAATTCACCATGATTAAACGGCGACACCACTGTCGTGCTTGTGGCAAAGTACTTTGCTCCGTTTGCTGCTCCCAAAAATTCAAGTTGGAGTTTCTCAGCAGCACCGCCGAATCACGCGTTTGTTTGCAGTGCTTTCTTATACTTACCCAAAGGCAACAGGGTGGCGGCGTTATTGGTAGTGAGGTTAACCCTGGCGTCGACAATGACGTTACGTCAACAGCAGCTATAAATACCAATGTAACGTCTAGTCAAACAGATGTTCAGGTGCGTTCACCCAATCCGAATAATCCGATGGAGTACTGTTCCACCATACCACCATACCGACAGGTGAATGCACAGAACGTGCAGCCGCCATCTGTCATTGTGCCAGTGGGTGTGCTCAAAAAGGAAGGTAGCTATTCTTCGAATTCATCGAACGGTGGCGGTGATGGCGGCAAAAAGGGACGCAAGCGAAAAAGCGTTATGTTCAGTGATGGCATAGCACCCGGCAGCGACTTGGCTAGCATGGAACATCAGTGGGCAGATGCTAAACATGCGCGTCGTGGCGCTCATCAGCAGGGTGATAAATCAAGAAGCAGCAGCGGCGCAGTAAATAAACCACCCACACCTGTGCGCACGCAACCCAGCAACAGTgatgcaacaacaattggtTTAGTGGCATCATTGTTTCGCGGCTCCATACCACCAATGGCTGCGGCAGCAACAATGGCAGCTGTGCAAGACGACGATAAAG AATCAACGAAATCAGTAACAAATAAAACGAAAACCTCCAGTAACAACAGTAAGGTAGCTGAGGCGACTGCAGTTTCACGACCTAAACGTTTGCCACCTTCCGGCAGCGATGAAAATGGCTGCTTCATTCCACCGGGAGACAACAACACTTTGCCACCAATTTATGTGCGCAAAGACGAAAGCAACTGTGATTTCGACTTCAAGGAAGTGCAGAACAATCCGGAGCTTGTGACACGGCTGCGTAATGAAACGCTGAGATTTGCATTGGAAAAGAACTTCTTTGTAGacgtgaaaatattaaatc TCAAATGTTGCATGAACCGCACCGTCATCAATTTCACCACATGTGGTATGCACCATGTCGGCAATGATGAGCTCATTATTCTATTGGAATTCGAAGCGCAAACGTCTAATTCGGTGAACAGTAAAGACGCTACTGCGGCGCCATTACCAAAGGACATCTTCATTCATCTATATGAGATCTATCGTGATGCCGAGCTAGGCAATCCCATCGCCGAGCTGTCATATACCAGCCCCAGAGCGAGTAATTTTCTGGGAACGCGTGACTATGGTGGCTTCATCTTCATACGCGCCACATTTCAGTGTTTGCAAGATGTATTAGTGCCGGAGCAGCCCTTCCTGATCGGCATACTCATACATCGGTATGAAGTGCCTTGGGCCAAGGTGTTTCCATTACGCTTAATGTTGCGATTGGGCGCGCAATATCGCTACTATCCCTGCCCGCACATCTCCATACGTAATCGAGAATCGGTTTATGCCGAAATAGCCCAGACTATAATCAATTTCCTAGCG GACTTCCGCAATTATTCATACACATTGCCTTGCATTAAgggcatgtacatacatatggaggATAGACAGACGACGGTAATGATACCACGCAATAGACAGGAGGACGTCATTAAGGCAATTAAAAATGCCAGCGATCATATATTAGCGTTCGGTGGCAATTTCTCAAAAACTGCGGACGGACATCTGGTGTGCATGCAAAACGTTAATGACATGGGCACCGAAATGTATGCATATTCAACACAAGCCATCAACATACAAGGGCAGCCACGCAAAG TCACTGGCGCTAGTTTCTTCGTGCTGAACGAGTCGCTAAAAAGTACGAGCGGCCTCTCCGGCAAATGTAGCATTGTCGAAGATGGTTTGATGGTGCAAATATTGCCCAGTAAAATGGAGGAAATACGAAATTCGCTACAAAATCAAAAGGATGTGGAAATAATATGCGGTCCGGTGGACGCCGATGACCAGCAAACCGAGGTTGTGAGCATCAAATGGGTGGAGAACGATACGGACTTTAATGTTGG CGTCAAATCACCCATTGATGAGAAATCAATGGAGGGCATTTCCAGTATGCGTGTGCACGATAGCTTTAACTATGCGAACGCTAACTACGCTATACGGCTGAcagatatttacatacttaaa TACGACGAGTGGTACACGTCTGCGCAGTCTGCCTTGGCAGCCACTTCTATGGACATCACGCGTATGGCTGGACAGATAGCGCGCAGTGCATGCGTGGCTTTGGTGCCGTTTCTTGATCTGCTCGTCGCAAGTGGCAGCCGCAAGTTGGCTTTGCGTGCAACACTTCATCAGGAGAAT GTCTGCTATGAGGCTGGCACACGCGGCAACAAGCTCCCTCCGCTTTATATGAACGCTTTGGACGACAATTTAATACCGACATTGCATGGCGAATCGTCCGGCATTGAGGATGCAATAATCTTAGAGTtagttttttacattttaaactgTTAG
- the LOC105221191 gene encoding uncharacterized protein LOC105221191, protein MENCKNNNQPTTTLQQQHKHQHGASISAVKMSSNSNCATPVPSEQPRGNLFEYTPPIADAATDYDDISSNKSTPYYTPLEFIHGTFEFPSPTKLEHMDDIVELHCSSPPAVEQTEIVLQRKTPTPTHTATSRSLAGARQQLSSSTSPVVSRKLRRFSLYERRSCSPQQLLIKNAVSASMDSSTECVTAMADKENAKPLYRSGMTMTERRDPHLRSNSGNSSPIALLETDTVSPKILDINSAGGSSSSTRLPCSPKLLASLNNLNLTGSPLGLISSAGYKNGNYFKFPEIDQVVHEQTSADLSTEDTSACVCDNQQTRNSRQRSNCTSKERQKSVSSNSNSNTSFNSNCQEQQQTETSTTTTSTKPSAISSTAADSKKNRKNKNNLTIKITDVPCTMMGTSGTVPTSPSPSSKPKTPTIKSTKEKALSLDSAAKDSELTIIVSSGGRNNSHASCDEIDSQTLRRGYLPIQQFMPRSVSGARFERVTGDRTLRLPSAAASNRSTSLSQLALLGDGMIAAHAHLQTQSLCPSSTTSSLKTPLSGSSFPRTPRRRLPGGGSASSNTSTEWLAAYHRNRNSADAYATNARESELSEHPQVDTDTVVVLQEETDNGARTGNNNTLLPAPYAPGAATLALTPHRGIHKHNAMLHASNTNLKTLPEFLTLVEFSTTTNASSAHQPHKQKSMELPSAAIRPKPISSASSTNLLQRRGSNHSLTLNLHGSCSNLLGNCRSGLSVSNYSLGPAVSNSTTNLNSKSSCNIDLSGAPIINQPHAHATPTQGAKQSLFRRRGSNQSLTLTSLTAASCGNLNSYASQHSLNKVTRTTSFITPTQNTTSNAMTKRGLLERRGSNQSLTLNMGSSFGGIGTERQVHASSSLFLGDTCAEESDMSALHSKPSCCAPPTPHRRFFSSESLNRGSTPFADLNQAHRRNAKQVCFGSVSDLKPSASMSLDCGVNGVSGAGSGSQQQLGEVRRDSFNFQDSTVCSCTGVRNIMTRPLSPQSTSEEFKIYLANIQMLQNASNTLNQLDLIKLNYIFDNSYASHNKSLAEQAVPMLSVRANKEAETPPGIRVTTSEDCEVAERYLTAVQSVLTTVQLDDDEQKRIFCDLHKEFWDLPLNHQEKPMVFGSQAKNRYKTILPNENSRVLLEKEGKQLAELAEDIREEHADLAEHISRQLHISDEVPYINANYIKGPDYTSKCYVATQGPLPNTIFEFWLMVYQNTRRYFQTTDNKAGTIQYYQKVIMLTNFAENNRQKCAVYFPIELNEIFITTSWQEVVTPTAAAVDFFNAYLLPNESTPPPLNLADTEPEPHIGIEYYQAEVSEELQPLLPPTRGNYFVIKNIGIVRKNGFSIRKLVILYCINIGTNTEQSNAGQRNTILLINRLYCYHYWYPDWPDHRSPRDINTLLDICLHILNLGKCESEFDSFEIDDDDDDDVISVLPPQSTHATHIAVQSVDLYQQDIFNAMQPLPVIHCSAGIGRTGCLTAILNAVRQLRQSFAYSLTTMAAEARKKQEISAGAGGELVAQTLLSPVDFVLPARYVTEAQRAITIQNGAIDTESSFTRNTLYYINYILRRRKQQQSDEDEDKHTKGEGEELTTDAETLPWPLPAINELPKIPDIFVDLLGIVCNLRLQRGGMVQNSEQYELIHRAICLYLKRTFALKRF, encoded by the exons atggaaaattgtaaaaacaacaatcaaCCAACGACAACATTGCAGCAGCAACATAAACATCAACATGGAGCTTCTATTTCTGCTGTGAAAATGAGTAGTAATAGCAATTGCGCGACACCAGTTCCTTCAGAGCAGCCACGGGGAAACTTATTTGAATATACACCACCTATTGCCGATGCGGCCACGGATTATGATGATATTAGTAGCAACAAGAGCACGCCCTATTACACGCCTTTGGAATTTATCCATGGTACCTTCGAGTTTCCGtcgcccacaaaattggaacatatggatgatatagtTGAGTTGCATTGTTCGTCTCCTCCAGCGGTCGAACAAAccgaaattgttttacaaaGAAAAACTCCTACGCCAACTCATACCGCTACGTCACGTTCTTTGGCAGGAGCTAGGCAACAGTTATCCAGCAGTACATCACCGGTAGTGTCGCGGAAATTAAGGCGATTCTCTCTATACGAAAGAAGATCATGTTCACCACAgcagcttttaataaaaaacgcgGTGTCAGCTTCAATGGATAGCAGTACGGAATGCGTGACCGCAATGGCAGATAAAGAGAATGCTAAACCTTTGTATAGATCCGGAATGACAATGACGGAGAGGAGAGATCCGCACCTACGTTCAAATAGTGGCAATAGTTCCCCTATTGCCCTATTGGAAACTGATACCGTTTCACCAAAGATACTCGATATTAATTCAGCTGgtggcagcagcagtagcacTCGACTGCCCTGTTCCCCAAAGTTGTTGGCATCGTTAAATAATCTGAATTTGACTGGTTCTCCACTTGGTCTCATTAGTTCGGCGGGATATAAAAATGGCAACTACTTTAAATTCCCAGAGATTGATCAAGTGGTGCATGAGCAAACTAGCGCTGATCTATCAACTGAGGATACCTCCGCTTGTGTGTGTGACAATCAACAAACTCGAAACAGCAGACAGCGGAGCAATTGCACCAGCAAAGAACGCCAAAAATCAGTTTCCTCTAATAGTAATTCAAACACAAGTTTCAATAGTAATTGTCAAGAGCAGCAGCAAACTGAGacatcgacaacaacaacgtccACAAAGCCCAGTGCAATATCTTCAACTGCAGCAGATAGTAAGAAAAATCgcaagaataaaaataatttgactaTAAAAATTACTGATGTGCCCTGTACTATGATGGGAACAAGCGGCACCGTACCGACTTCTCCATCACCTTCGTCAAAGCCGAAAACACCCACTATTAAAAGCACCAAGGAGAAAGCACTGTCACTTGATTCAGCAGCAAAGGATTCTGAACTAACCATTATAGTTTCATCTGGCGGACGAAACAATTCGCATGCGAGTTGTGATGAGATTGACTCGCAAACGCTTAGGCGTGGCTATCTTCCGATACAACAATTTATGCCACGTAGTGTGAGTGGCGCACGTTTTGAGCGAGTGACTGGTGACCGCACTTTGCGACTACCTTCGGCGGCTGCTAGCAATCGTTCCACTTCATTGTCACAATTGGCACTACTGGGCGATGGTATGATTGCTGCACATGCTCATCTTCAAACTCAATCTCTATGTCCAAGTAGCACTACGTCTTCATTAAAAACACCACTGAGTGGTAGTAGTTTTCCTCGAACACCACGTCGTCGATTACCCGGAGGTGGTAGCGCGAGCAGCAATACGTCTACCGAATGGTTGGCGGCCTATCATCGCAACCGCAACTCTGCCGATGCTTATGCTACCAATGCAAGAGAATCTGAGTTATCCGAACATCCGCAAGTCGATACCGATACCGTGGTCGTACTGCAGGAAGAGACCGACAATGGAGCAAGGACAGGTAATAATAATACTCTCCTGCCAGCGCCTTATGCGCCTGGAGCGGCAACGTTGGCTCTCACACCACATCGTGGAATACACAAGCACAACGCCATGCTACACGCATCAAATACGAATTTAAAAACTCTTCCCGAATTCCTAACATTGGTCGAATTTTCTACAACGACGAATGCATCTAGCGCGCACCAGCCGCATAAACAAAAGTCCATGGAGTTGCCAAGTGCTGCGATACGTCCCAAACCGATATCATCAGCTTCCTCAACTAATTTGTTGCAGCGTCGTGGCTCCAACCACAGTCTAACGCTGAATCTGCACGGTTCGTGCAGTAATTTACTTGGTAATTGCCGCAGCGGCTTAAGTGTATCGAACTATAGTCTTGGCCCCGCTGTTAGTAACTCCACGACAAACCTAAATTCGAAATCAAGTTGCAATATAGATTTGAGCGGTGCGCCTATTATTAATCAGCCACATGCTCACGCTACTCCGACACAAGGTGCCAAACAGAGTCTTTTCCGACGACGCGGCTCCAATCAAAGTCTTACACTAACTAGTCTAACAGCAGCTTCATGTGGAAATCTCAACTCCTACGCCAGTCAACATTCGCTGAACAAGGTTACACGTACCACTTCATTTATCACGCCAACTCAGAACACCACCAGTAATGCTATGACAAAGCGTGGGCTTTTGGAAAGACGCGGCTCCAATCAGAGTCTTACACTGAACATGGGCAGTTCATTTGGGGGAATTGGCACGGAAAGACAAGTGCACGCTAGCAGTAGTCTCTTCTTGGGAGACACATGTGCTGAGGAATCCGATATGAGCGCATTGCATTCGAAGCCTTCCTGTTGCGCACCACCCACACCACATAGGCGTTTCTTCAGTAGCGAAAGTCTGAATCGTGGCTCCACACCCTTTGCAGATTTGAATCAAGCTCACCGACGAAACGCTAAGCAAGTTTGTTTTGGTTCAGTATCGGATCTTAAACCAAGCGCCAGCATGTCGTTGGATTGTGGCGTTAACGGTGTGAGTGGCGCTGGTTCTGGCAGCCAGCAACAGCTGGGCGAGGTGCGACGTGATAGCTTCAATTTTCAGGACAGCACTGTGTGTTCATGTACTGGTGTGCGAAACATTATGACGCGCCCATTGTCCCCGCAGAGTACCAGTGAAGAGTTCAAAATCTACTTGGCCAATATACAGATGCTGCAGAATGCTTCAAATACACTCAACCAACTTGATTTAATTAAGCTGAATTACATTTTCGACAACAGCTACGCGTCACATAACAAAAGCTTAGCCGAACAAGCTGTACCAATGTTAAGTGTACGCGCCAATAAAGAGGCTGAGACACCGCCGGGCATAAGAGTTACTACTTCCGAAGACTGCGAAGTAGCTGAGCGCTATTTGACAGCTGTGCAGTCGGTTCTCACAACGGTGCAACTAGACGATGATGAGCAAAAGCGCATCTTCTGCGATTTGCATAAGGAATTTTGGGATCTGCCATTGAATCATCAAGAGAAGCCGATGGTATTCGGCTCACAGGCCAAGAATCGCTACAAAACAATTTTACCAAATGAAAACTCGCGCGTCTTGCTCGAGAAGGAGGGCAAACAGCTTGCTGAATTGGCCGAAGATATTCGGGAAGAACATGCTGACCTAGCCGAACACATATCACGGCAACTACACATATCCGACGAAGTTCCATATATCAATGCAAATTACATAAAG GGTCCGGACTACACATCCAAATGTTATGTGGCCACTCAGGGGCCCTTGCCGAACACGATATTCGAATTCTGGCTAATGGTATACCAGAATACTCGTCGATATTTTCAAACCACCGATAATAAGGCGGGCACGATACAATATTATCAAAAAGTCATAATGCTCACGAATTTCGCCGAAAATAATAGACAAAAATGTGCCGTCTATTTTCCCATTGAACTGAACGAAATATTCATAACGACCAGCTGGCAAGAGGTTGTTACACCAACTGCAGCCGCAGTGGACTTTTTCAACGCTTATTTGTTGCCAAACGAAAGCACACCCCCGCCGCTAAATTTGGCTGATACAGAGCCTGAACCCCACATTGGTATCGAATACTACCAGGCCGAGGTTAGCGAGGAACTGCAACCGTTGCTCCCACCGACGCGTGGCAATTACTTCGTTATCAAAAACATTGGCATCGTACGTAAGAACGGATTCTCGATACGTAAACTGGTCATTTTGTATTGCATCAATATCGGCACAAATACCGAGCAGTCTAATGCTGGCCAGCGCAACACTATCTTGCTAATCAATCGTTTGTACTGTTACCATTATTGGTATCCCGATTGGCCCGATCACCGCTCGCCGCGCGACATCAATACGCTGCTTGACATTTGTTTGCATATACTTAATCTGGGCAAATGTGAGTCTGAGTTTGATTCATTCGAAATTgacgacgatgacgatgacgacgTTATTTCGGTGCTTCCACCGCAGTCAACACATGCTACGCACATTGCGGTGCAATCAGTAGATTTGTATCAACAGGATATATTCAATGCCATGCAGCCACTGCCAGTCATACACTGCTCTGCGGGCATCGGACGTACTGGGTGTCTGACAGCCATTTTAAATGCTGTACGCCAGCTACGACAATCATTCGCCTATTCGTTAACTACAATGGCGGCAGAGGCTCGCAAAAAGCAGGAAATCAGCGCTGGCGCTGGCGGCGAGCTTGTCGCACAAACGCTACTCAGCCCTGTTGATTTCGTATTGCCTGCCCGGTACGTAACTGAAGCGCAGCGCGCTATTACAATCCAGAACGGGGCAATCGACACAGAAAGCAGTTTCACACGCAATACACTCTACTACATCAACTACATACTGCGACGTAGAAAGCAGCAACAAAGTGACGAAGATGAAGACAAGCATACAAAAGGTGAGGGGGAGGAATTAACAACTGATGCGGAAACATTACCTTGGCCACTGCCAGCTATAAACGAGCTGCCGAAAATCCCCGACATTTTTGTCGATTTGCTGGGCATTGTCTGCAACCTACGTCTGCAACGCGGTGGTATGGTGCAAAACTCAGAGCAGTATGAATTAATACATCGCGCTATCTGTCTATATTTGAAGCGTACATTTGCGTTGAAGCGTTTCTAA